Proteins co-encoded in one Campylobacter concisus genomic window:
- a CDS encoding FtsW/RodA/SpoVE family cell cycle protein: MAVDKIIFYLCSTLIAISIIFSLSLPVFTVLFFNYDEFHFFIRQFIVGCIGIFIMWWLSRLNPEKTLVWIGFGLLISCGIAMGLMHALPASMVTDAGGARRWIRLPGFSLAPVEFFKIGFVYFLAWSFTRKFSEGKRTLLDEIKILMPYIILFGVAIFLIAVMQNDLGQVVVLALTFVTMALFAGASARLFSIGILGAAFVMTVAIISSEHRILRIKSWWGTIQNMVLSFLPDSVADVLRVADAPEPYQISHSLNAIKHGEFFGEGLGAGIFKLGFLSEVHTDFVLAGIAEEVGVFGILCIVAIFITLLYRIFRISARSENKVYHLFTLGVGLILSFSFLMNSYGITSITPIKGIAVPFLSYGGSSVLAICIGIGMVLMVSKRAKL; encoded by the coding sequence TTGGCAGTTGATAAGATCATTTTCTATCTTTGTTCGACTTTGATCGCTATAAGCATTATTTTTTCACTATCTTTGCCAGTTTTTACGGTTTTATTTTTTAATTACGACGAATTTCACTTTTTTATTCGCCAGTTCATTGTTGGTTGTATCGGAATTTTCATTATGTGGTGGCTCTCTAGACTCAATCCTGAAAAGACGCTTGTTTGGATAGGGTTTGGCCTTCTTATATCTTGCGGTATCGCCATGGGGCTAATGCATGCATTGCCAGCTTCAATGGTAACTGACGCTGGTGGTGCTAGACGTTGGATTAGGCTACCTGGCTTTTCGCTAGCTCCAGTCGAGTTTTTTAAAATCGGTTTTGTCTACTTCTTAGCTTGGAGTTTTACTAGAAAATTTAGTGAGGGCAAAAGAACCTTGCTAGATGAGATTAAGATACTTATGCCTTATATTATTCTTTTTGGTGTTGCTATCTTTCTTATCGCTGTTATGCAAAATGACCTTGGTCAAGTGGTCGTGCTGGCACTTACATTTGTGACAATGGCACTTTTTGCAGGAGCAAGTGCGAGACTTTTTAGCATCGGTATCTTAGGAGCTGCTTTTGTTATGACAGTAGCGATAATCAGCTCTGAACATAGAATTTTACGTATAAAGTCATGGTGGGGCACGATACAAAATATGGTGCTTTCTTTCTTACCTGACAGCGTTGCAGATGTATTAAGAGTAGCTGATGCACCAGAGCCATATCAAATTTCTCACTCATTAAATGCTATAAAACATGGCGAATTTTTCGGCGAAGGGCTTGGCGCTGGTATCTTTAAGCTCGGCTTTTTAAGTGAGGTACATACTGACTTTGTATTAGCTGGTATCGCTGAAGAGGTTGGTGTATTTGGTATTTTGTGTATCGTAGCTATATTTATAACGCTACTTTATAGAATTTTTAGAATTTCAGCTAGAAGCGAAAATAAGGTCTATCATTTATTTACGCTTGGTGTCGGGCTTATATTATCGTTTTCATTTTTAATGAATAGCTATGGCATCACATCGATCACGCCTATCAAAGGTATTGCTGTGCCATTTCTTAGTTATGGCGGTAGCTCCGTGCTTGCGATTTGTATTGGTATCGGTATGGTTTTGATGGTTAGTAAAAGGGCAAAATTATGA
- the murG gene encoding undecaprenyldiphospho-muramoylpentapeptide beta-N-acetylglucosaminyltransferase, which yields MIVICGGGTGGHLAIARSFCEELNRRDIKPIFIGSTSGQDKFWFENDENFLEKFFLPSSGVVNKRGFAKLKSLTNIVNLALKCRKIFKQNGVKAVISVGGYSAAPAAIAAIISKVPLFIHEQNAVMGKLNKILRPYAKGFFSSYDEVSPYPYPVAKKFFDSARVREELKTILFLGGSQGAKAINELAINLAPYLKEKGINIIHQCGKNGFDELKKRYDELGFNETNLEIFEFSKEIENNMSKADLAISRAGASSLWELCANSLPSIFVPFPYAAGNHQFYNAKFLKDKGIAEICLQNGEILDKDEVIRMIENFDLNKSSKALKEILLPNGAKEIIDKILN from the coding sequence ATGATTGTTATTTGTGGTGGAGGAACTGGTGGGCATTTAGCGATCGCAAGAAGCTTTTGCGAGGAGCTAAATAGACGAGATATTAAGCCCATTTTTATTGGTTCAACTAGTGGTCAAGATAAATTTTGGTTTGAAAATGATGAGAATTTTTTAGAAAAATTTTTCTTGCCAAGTAGTGGCGTGGTAAATAAGAGAGGCTTTGCTAAACTAAAATCACTAACAAATATCGTAAATCTTGCTTTAAAATGTAGAAAAATTTTTAAGCAAAATGGCGTTAAGGCAGTCATTAGCGTTGGTGGCTATTCAGCAGCTCCAGCAGCCATTGCGGCCATTATCTCAAAAGTGCCACTTTTTATCCACGAACAAAATGCTGTAATGGGCAAATTAAATAAAATTTTAAGGCCTTATGCGAAAGGCTTTTTTAGCTCTTATGATGAAGTTTCGCCCTACCCTTATCCCGTAGCAAAGAAATTTTTCGATAGTGCAAGAGTGAGAGAGGAGCTAAAGACTATTTTGTTTTTGGGCGGCTCGCAAGGCGCAAAAGCGATAAATGAACTAGCTATAAATTTAGCTCCATATCTTAAAGAAAAGGGCATAAATATAATTCATCAATGTGGTAAAAACGGCTTTGATGAACTTAAAAAAAGATATGATGAACTTGGCTTTAATGAAACGAATTTAGAAATTTTTGAATTTAGTAAAGAGATAGAAAATAATATGAGCAAGGCTGACCTTGCCATATCAAGAGCAGGAGCTAGCTCGCTTTGGGAGCTTTGTGCAAATTCTTTGCCATCTATCTTTGTGCCATTTCCTTATGCTGCTGGTAATCATCAGTTTTATAACGCTAAATTTTTAAAAGATAAAGGCATTGCTGAAATTTGCTTGCAAAATGGAGAAATTTTAGACAAAGACGAAGTTATAAGAATGATAGAAAATTTTGATCTAAACAAAAGCAGTAAAGCTCTAAAAGAGATCCTTTTGCCAAATGGAGCAAAAGAGATAATTGATAAAATTTTAAACTAG
- a CDS encoding imidazole glycerol phosphate synthase yields the protein MDFQNIQKQILVLKESLTALEQNSEHEIGLAVGVVEFNKNADELKKKLANLKGESDFFKSVFNTEDYYENISTYLEQIKRSLNYKIEKNGVSFKANENLQESYVAILNIIEILVAEYQIQNKNKAKNLFSRTTDTTQIKSILAELNTLQERIHNVLHIHSRIVSNVILQNFKIIYTFFYNCIKAAKQRKDELLLVEIAGITDKIITMIKPVFSAKILNTNELIYHYLIFELKELKACAIGEELV from the coding sequence ATGGATTTTCAAAATATTCAAAAACAAATTTTGGTACTAAAAGAAAGTTTGACAGCATTAGAACAAAATAGTGAGCACGAGATCGGGTTGGCAGTTGGGGTTGTTGAGTTTAATAAAAACGCTGATGAACTTAAAAAAAAGCTTGCAAATTTAAAAGGTGAAAGCGATTTCTTTAAAAGTGTCTTCAACACAGAGGACTATTATGAAAATATTAGTACTTATTTGGAGCAGATAAAGAGAAGCTTAAATTATAAAATTGAGAAAAACGGTGTAAGCTTTAAGGCAAATGAAAATTTGCAAGAAAGCTATGTTGCCATTTTAAATATAATAGAAATTTTAGTAGCAGAGTATCAAATACAAAACAAAAATAAAGCAAAAAATCTCTTTTCTAGGACAACAGATACTACTCAAATAAAATCAATACTTGCAGAGCTAAATACTCTACAAGAGCGTATACATAATGTTTTGCATATTCATTCTAGGATAGTTTCAAATGTTATTTTACAAAATTTTAAGATAATTTATACGTTCTTTTATAATTGTATTAAGGCAGCGAAACAACGCAAAGATGAGCTTTTACTGGTAGAGATCGCGGGTATAACTGACAAGATAATAACTATGATAAAACCGGTCTTTAGTGCAAAAATTTTAAATACAAATGAGCTTATTTATCATTACTTGATCTTTGAGCTAAAAGAACTAAAAGCTTGTGCGATAGGCGAGGAGCTAGTTTAA
- a CDS encoding adenylosuccinate lyase: MKVTQTLESLSILTDNDTLFRELRDMISRNFTKILSNKNKVISFYEESEIPQRKCFLKFIKKLYEKQSDDKLDIRFANYKTIKLGFVQKNTLTPVISLNVNFVKNEAKFELKDALCRDFASYISESLVKSNVTFSKNDDFLNITISNDNDINTLNKLLYKRSYPKFSVNFIYDEEGYKAFKQGIKIKSSSKFVSRFSVLANLLEENFEILGCKKDDDFETIRQSYLSLVNIYHPDRHANKNPLIQEEYAKKFKNIQSAYESLKPYFKNQENFVMVG, translated from the coding sequence ATGAAAGTTACGCAAACATTAGAATCTCTAAGTATTTTAACTGATAATGACACTTTGTTTCGTGAGCTTAGAGATATGATAAGCAGAAATTTTACAAAAATTTTATCTAATAAAAATAAGGTTATTTCGTTTTACGAAGAGAGCGAGATCCCGCAACGCAAGTGCTTTTTAAAATTTATAAAAAAACTTTATGAAAAGCAAAGTGATGATAAACTCGATATTCGTTTTGCAAACTATAAAACCATAAAACTTGGCTTTGTTCAAAAAAATACCCTAACTCCAGTCATTAGCCTAAATGTAAATTTTGTAAAAAATGAAGCCAAATTTGAACTAAAAGATGCACTTTGCAGAGATTTTGCTAGCTACATCAGCGAGAGTCTGGTAAAAAGCAATGTTACTTTTAGCAAAAATGATGATTTTTTAAACATCACCATCTCAAACGACAACGACATAAACACATTAAACAAACTGCTCTACAAAAGAAGCTATCCAAAATTTAGCGTAAATTTTATCTATGATGAAGAAGGCTACAAAGCCTTTAAACAAGGCATAAAAATAAAAAGCTCATCTAAATTTGTAAGCAGATTTTCTGTGCTTGCAAATTTACTTGAGGAAAATTTTGAGATTTTAGGTTGCAAAAAAGATGATGACTTTGAAACTATCAGGCAAAGCTATCTTTCACTCGTAAATATCTATCACCCAGATAGGCACGCCAACAAAAATCCTCTCATACAAGAAGAATACGCAAAGAAATTTAAAAATATTCAATCTGCTTATGAGAGCCTAAAACCATACTTTAAAAATCAAGAAAATTTTGTGATGGTTGGCTAG